A portion of the Sandaracinobacteroides saxicola genome contains these proteins:
- a CDS encoding type II toxin-antitoxin system VapC family toxin: protein MTVVLDSSALLAYLLGEPGADVVRNALGDAHMSTVNLSEVVARLTRDHDPSALPALMESLPLHFRRPDDWLAIEAGLMAVETSAAGLSLGDRFCLALARRMGAPALTADRPWSAVGAAVGVKVVQIRP from the coding sequence TTGACAGTTGTCCTCGACTCGTCAGCGCTCCTTGCCTATCTCCTCGGAGAACCCGGCGCCGATGTCGTTCGAAACGCGCTAGGGGATGCCCATATGTCGACTGTCAACCTGTCGGAGGTGGTCGCTCGCCTGACGCGCGACCATGATCCCTCGGCGCTGCCGGCGCTAATGGAGAGCCTGCCGCTGCACTTTCGCCGACCGGACGACTGGCTCGCAATCGAGGCCGGCCTGATGGCCGTCGAAACATCAGCCGCCGGTCTATCGCTCGGCGACCGCTTTTGCCTGGCGCTGGCCCGCCGCATGGGTGCACCAGCGTTGACTGCCGACCGACCGTGGAGCGCCGTTGGGGCCGCCGTCGGCGTAAAGGTCGTGCAAATCAGACCCTAG
- the tsaE gene encoding tRNA (adenosine(37)-N6)-threonylcarbamoyltransferase complex ATPase subunit type 1 TsaE, which yields MFIDEVSHVAEKLAAVLRVGDVVALSGELGAGKTTLARAVIAALGWAGEVPSPTFNLVQDYPGLRVPVWHVDLYRLETAAEADALGLDEALFDHALLLEWPERLGAALWPEALWLRLEGAGEAARRLTWRVPDAWEGRWPPTLQH from the coding sequence ATGTTTATAGATGAAGTGTCGCATGTTGCTGAGAAGCTTGCCGCCGTGTTGCGCGTGGGCGATGTGGTGGCGCTGTCGGGCGAACTGGGAGCGGGCAAGACCACGCTGGCGCGGGCGGTGATCGCGGCGCTGGGGTGGGCGGGGGAGGTGCCGAGCCCGACGTTCAACCTGGTGCAGGACTATCCCGGCCTGCGGGTGCCGGTATGGCATGTCGACCTGTATCGGCTGGAAACGGCGGCGGAGGCGGACGCGCTGGGGCTGGACGAGGCGCTGTTCGACCATGCGCTGCTGCTCGAGTGGCCGGAGCGGCTGGGGGCGGCGTTGTGGCCGGAGGCGCTGTGGTTGCGGCTGGAGGGCGCGGGCGAGGCGGCGCGGCGCTTGACTTGGCGCGTGCCGGACGCTTGGGAGGGGCGATGGCCGCCGACCCTGCAACACTGA
- a CDS encoding aminoglycoside phosphotransferase family protein has protein sequence MQPPATAPDFLAAHGWAGATIEPLAGDASFRRYFRVHDRGRRAVLMDAPPDREDSRPFLFVADALLARGFSAPRLLAGDLQQGLLLIEDFGDALMGPVLARGEADEEEVYARAVDILVALAAGPPPLELRPYDRGELAREVMIFAEWYARAAGIEVDADGYLSAWDAVWGDVLRETALGPVLTLRDYHADNLMLLYRPGVRGLGLLDFQDALAGHPAYDLVSLLQDARRDVSVRLERAMLAHYARGAGVEDAGAFEAAYQILGAQRNVKILGVFVRLRDRDGRAGYVERLPRVWGYVARNFAHPALAPVKAWFDAQVPPEKRADWCR, from the coding sequence ATGCAGCCGCCCGCGACCGCCCCGGATTTCCTGGCCGCGCATGGCTGGGCGGGGGCGACGATTGAGCCGCTGGCCGGCGACGCGAGTTTCCGCCGCTATTTCCGGGTGCATGACCGGGGACGGCGCGCGGTGCTGATGGATGCGCCGCCGGACCGGGAGGACAGCCGGCCCTTCCTGTTCGTGGCGGACGCGCTGCTGGCGCGGGGCTTTTCCGCGCCGCGGCTGCTGGCGGGCGACCTGCAACAGGGCCTGTTGTTGATCGAGGATTTCGGCGACGCGCTGATGGGGCCGGTGCTGGCACGCGGCGAGGCGGACGAAGAGGAGGTCTATGCCCGCGCGGTGGATATCCTGGTCGCGCTGGCGGCGGGACCGCCGCCGCTGGAGCTCAGGCCCTATGACCGCGGCGAGCTGGCGCGCGAGGTGATGATCTTCGCGGAATGGTATGCGCGGGCGGCGGGGATCGAGGTGGACGCCGACGGCTACCTCTCGGCCTGGGATGCGGTGTGGGGCGACGTGCTGCGGGAGACGGCGCTGGGGCCGGTGCTGACGCTGCGCGACTATCACGCCGACAATCTGATGCTGCTCTACCGGCCGGGCGTGCGGGGGCTGGGGCTGCTGGATTTCCAGGATGCGCTGGCGGGGCACCCGGCCTATGACCTGGTGAGCCTGTTGCAGGACGCGCGGCGCGATGTCTCGGTGCGGTTGGAGCGGGCGATGCTGGCGCATTATGCCCGCGGTGCCGGGGTGGAGGATGCGGGCGCCTTCGAGGCGGCCTATCAAATCCTGGGAGCGCAGCGGAATGTGAAGATCCTGGGGGTGTTCGTGCGGCTGCGGGACCGGGACGGCCGGGCCGGCTATGTCGAGCGGCTGCCGCGCGTCTGGGGCTATGTGGCGCGCAATTTCGCGCATCCCGCGCTGGCGCCGGTGAAGGCCTGGTTCGACGCGCAGGTGCCGCCGGAGAAGCGGGCCGACTGGTGCCGGTAG
- a CDS encoding nucleotidyltransferase family protein — MVLAAGLGKRMRPLTATRPKPLVEVAGRSLLDRAFDTLKAGGVRRAVVNVHYMADRLEAHLRARSPGLEVAVSDERAQLMETGGGIAQALPLIGCDPFLSINADNIWIDGPVSAVRMLSERWDDAAMDALLLTVPLARANNHPGLGDFHMDALGRLRRRLPGRVAPFVYTGLQLLSKRLFADAPAGPFGMMTLWERAAAAGRLYGVGHQGLWYDVGTPAAVKATEAMLAAA; from the coding sequence ATGGTGCTGGCCGCCGGGCTGGGCAAGCGGATGCGGCCGCTGACCGCGACGCGGCCGAAGCCGCTGGTGGAGGTGGCGGGGCGCAGCCTGCTGGACCGGGCGTTCGACACGCTGAAGGCCGGCGGCGTCCGGCGCGCGGTGGTGAATGTGCATTACATGGCGGACCGGCTGGAGGCGCATCTGCGCGCGCGATCGCCGGGGCTGGAGGTTGCGGTGTCCGATGAGCGGGCGCAATTGATGGAGACGGGTGGCGGCATCGCCCAGGCGCTGCCGCTGATCGGTTGTGATCCGTTCCTGTCGATCAACGCTGACAATATCTGGATCGACGGCCCGGTGTCCGCGGTGCGGATGCTGAGCGAACGGTGGGACGATGCGGCGATGGATGCGCTGCTGCTGACGGTGCCGCTGGCGCGGGCGAACAACCATCCGGGGCTGGGGGATTTCCACATGGACGCGCTGGGGCGGCTGCGGCGGCGGCTGCCGGGGCGGGTGGCGCCGTTCGTCTATACCGGGCTGCAACTGCTGTCGAAGCGGCTGTTCGCGGACGCGCCGGCGGGGCCGTTCGGGATGATGACCTTGTGGGAGCGCGCGGCGGCGGCGGGGCGGCTTTATGGCGTGGGGCATCAGGGGCTGTGGTATGATGTCGGCACGCCGGCGGCGGTGAAGGCGACGGAGGCGATGCT